In a single window of the Phocoena phocoena chromosome 14, mPhoPho1.1, whole genome shotgun sequence genome:
- the AGBL5 gene encoding cytosolic carboxypeptidase-like protein 5 yields MELRCGGLLFSSRFDSGNLAHVEKVESVSSDGEGVVGGASASTSSTASSPDYEFNVWTRPDCAETEFENGNRSWFYFSVRGGTPGKLIKINVMNMNKQSKLYSQGMAPFVRTLPTRPRWERIRDRPTFEMTETQFVLSFVHRFVESRGATTFFAFCYPFSYSDCQDLLNQLDQRFLENHPTHSSPLDTIYYHRETLCYSLDGLRVDLLTISSCHGLREDREPRLEQLFPDASTPRPFRFTGKRIFFLSSRVHPGETPSSFVFNGFLDFILRPDDPRAQTLRRLFVFKLIPMLNPDGVVRGHYRTDSRGVNLNRQYLKPDAVLHPAVYGAKAVLLYHHVHSRLNSQSPSEHQRSPHLPPDAPLSDLEKANNLQNEARLGHSSDRRNPEAWTQTEPAEPKHHSVWIMPQQSTEAEHPDPDTIPPKESGVAYYVDLHGHASKRGCFMYGNSFSDENTQVENMLYPKLISLNSAHFDFQGCNFSEKNMYARDRRDGQSKEGSGRVAIYKASGIIHSYTLECNYNTGRSVNSIPAACHDNGRASPPPLPAFPSRYTVEQFEQVGRAMAIAALDMAECNPWPRIVLSEHNSLTNLRAWMLKHVRSSRGLSATVNTGVNKKRGSRTPPKSNNGLPVSCSENTLSCARSFSTGTSAGGSSGSQQNSPQMKNSLSFPFHGSRPAGLPGLGSSTQKVSHRVLGPVRGKLVWEPLQQVFTCLGHCWGK; encoded by the exons ATGGAGCTGCGCTGTGGGGGATTGCTGTTCAGTTCTCGCTTTGATTCAGGGAACCTAGCCCACGTGGAGAAGGTGGAATCTGTGTCTAGTGATGGGGAAGGAGTAGTGGGTGGTGCCTCAGCCTCCACCAGCAGCACTGCCTCTTCCCCTGACTATGAGTTCAACGTGTGGACCCGACCAGACTGTGCTGAAACAGAATTCGAGAATGGGAACAG GTCATGGTTCTACTTCAGTGTCCGGGGAGGAACTCCAGGGAAACTCATCAAGATCAACGTCATGAACATGAACAAGCAAAGCAAGCTGTATTCCCAGGGCATGGCCCCCTTTGTGCGCACACTGCCCACCCGGCCACGCTGGGAACGCATTCGAGACCGGCCCACCTTTGAG ATGACAGAGACGCAGTTTGTGTTATCCTTTGTTCACCGTTTCGTGGAAAGCCGTGGGGCCACCACCTTCTTCGCCTTCTGCTACCCCTTCTCCTACAGTGACTGCCAGGATTTGCTAAACCAGCTGGACCAGCGCTTTCTGGAGAACCACCCTACCCATAGCAG CCCCCTAGATACCATCTATTACCACCGGGAGACCCTTTGCTACTCTCTGGATGGACTTCGTGTAGATCTGCTAACGATCAGTTCCTGCCATGGGCTTCGAGAAGATCGAGAGCCCCGCCTAGAGCAGCTATTTCCTGATGCCAGCACACCCCGACCATTCCGTTTCACAGGCAAGAGG ATATTCTTCCTAAGCAGCAGGGTACACCCTGGGGAGACTCCATCTAGCTTTGTCTTCAATGGCTTTCTGGACTTCATCCTTCGACCTGACGATCCTCGGGCCCAAACCCTACGTCGCCTCTTTGTCTTTAAGCTGATTCCCATGTTAAACCCCGATGGCGTAGTCCGGGGCCACTACCG CACAGACTCGCGTGGAGTGAATCTGAACCGTCAGTACCTGAAGCCTGATGCAGTCCTGCACCCAGCCGTCTACGGGGCTAAAGCTGTGCTTCTCTACCACCACGTGCACTCCCGTCTGAACTCCCAGAGTCCCTCTGAGCACCAGCGCAGTCCCCATCTCCCTCCTGATGCTCCCCTTTCCGACCTTGAGAAAGCCAACAATCTCCAAAATGAAGCTCGCCTTGGGCACTCGTCTGACAGGAGGAACCCTGAGGCCTGGACACAGACCGAGCCAGCAGAGCCGAAGCACCACAGCGTGTGGATTATGCCACAACAGTCCACTGAGGCTGAGCATCCAGACCCCGACACCATCCCCCCCAAAGAGAGTGGTGTTGCTTACTACGTGGACCTGCATGGACATGCTTCTAAAAGGGGCTGCTTCATGTATGGAAACAGCTTTAGTGACGAGAACACCCAG GTGGAAAATATGCTGTATCCAAAGCTCATCTCCTTGAACTCAGCCCACTTTGACTTCCAGGGCTGCAATTTCTCAGAGAAGAACATGTATGCCCGAGACCGCAGAGATGGCCAGTCTAAAGAGGGAAGCGGCCGGGTTGCAATCTACAAAGCCTCAGGGATAATCCACAG CTACACACTTGAATGCAACTACAACACTGGACGCTCAGTAAACAGTATCCCTGCCGCCTGCCATGACAACGGACGCGCCAGTCCCCCTCCCCTGCCGGCCTTCCCCTCCAGATACACTGTGGAACAGTTTGAGCAG GTGGGACGAGCTATGGCCATTGCAGCTCTGGACATGGCAGAGTGCAATCCATGGCCCCGAATTGTGCTGTCAGAGCATAACAGCCTCACGAACCTCCGGGCCTGGATGCTAAAACACGTGCGCAGCAGTCGAGGCCTGAGCGCTACTGTGAACACGGGTGTCAACAAGAAGAGAGGCTCTCGAACTCCACCCAAAAGTAACAA TGGACTGCCTGTTTCCTGCTCTGAAAATACCTTGAGCTGTGCGCGAAGTTTTAGCACTGGCACAAGTGCTGGTGGTAGCAGCGGCAGTCAACAAAATTCTCCACAGATGAAgaactccctcagctttcctTTTCATGGCAGCCGGCCTGCAGGGCTGCCAGGCCTGGGCTCCAGCACCCAAAAGGTCAGCCACCGGGTGCTGGGCCCCGTCAGAGGTAAGCTAGTCTGGGAGCCCCTGCAACAGGTGTTCACCTGTTTGGGGCATTGCTGGGGGAAGTGA